From Pusillibacter faecalis, one genomic window encodes:
- a CDS encoding XTP/dITP diphosphatase, whose translation MKFVLATHNPGKLQEMSSILSSLGVEVISPGDLGIDIEVEETGSTFAENAMLKAEAICEAAKLPAIADDSGLCVDALNGGPGVYSARYGGEGLDDRGRTALLLENMRGQTTRAAHFTCAIACVFPNGDTLSAEGRCDGTIAFAPMGEGGFGYDPVFFVPELAKTFSQLMAEEKNEISHRGRALRLFAQQLETYLKK comes from the coding sequence ATGAAATTTGTTTTGGCGACACATAATCCAGGCAAGCTACAGGAGATGAGTTCCATTTTATCGTCTCTGGGGGTAGAGGTGATCAGCCCCGGCGACTTGGGAATTGATATCGAGGTGGAAGAGACTGGCTCCACGTTCGCGGAAAATGCCATGCTGAAGGCGGAGGCTATCTGCGAGGCGGCAAAGCTCCCCGCAATTGCCGATGACTCTGGTTTGTGCGTGGATGCGCTGAACGGCGGTCCCGGCGTTTATTCCGCCCGCTACGGCGGCGAGGGCTTGGATGATCGGGGACGGACGGCGCTGCTGCTGGAAAATATGCGGGGGCAGACCACCCGGGCGGCTCACTTCACCTGTGCCATCGCCTGTGTGTTTCCAAACGGGGATACGCTGAGTGCGGAGGGACGCTGTGACGGTACCATCGCTTTTGCCCCCATGGGAGAGGGCGGCTTTGGGTACGACCCGGTATTCTTTGTGCCGGAGCTGGCAAAGACGTTTTCCCAGCTGATGGCGGAGGAAAAGAATGAGATTTCCCACCGGGGACGGGCCCTGCGGCTTTTTGCTCAGCAGCTGGAAACTTATTTGAAGAAATAA
- a CDS encoding LCP family protein produces MQREHGKHAAKEKPQKPKKSRLSRQQKCLVAVAVILAVALAGVAAYKALFIRPDLNNKKPAQEGEEVQELDYGDGVRPRSDGERKSQDYYTVLILGRDTGGGGNTDTMLLASYDVTNQKATVMSIPRDTMVNIPYDIKRINAVYNYGGGGDKGIEYLYKEISQLVGFEPDYQVIVEWNAVGEIVDAMGGVWFDVPRDMNYDDPYQDLHIHQEKGYRLLSGDDAMQVLRYRHDNRKNGVTLGYPDGDLGRIKTQQAFLTAMVEQLLKLENITKVNEFARVFQENVETDLTFQNILWFAKSAYLGGLKMENVNFLTMPNKNVSCWSRSYHNYQSYVVPIAGELLDLVNHELSPFVETFALSDLDIMSVNADGSVSSSTGYVEDSKAARPPVKPSTPSTDDEPEEETPDTTPGTTDPGITDPGTTNPGTTDPGTTNPGTTDPGTTNPGTTDPGTTNPGTTDPGTTNPGTTDPGTTNPGTTDPGTTDPGTTAPVTPTEPDFSIIEPPAAA; encoded by the coding sequence GTGCAGAGAGAACATGGAAAGCATGCGGCGAAGGAGAAGCCGCAAAAACCCAAGAAGAGCCGCCTGAGCCGGCAGCAGAAGTGTCTGGTGGCGGTGGCGGTGATTCTCGCGGTGGCCTTGGCAGGGGTGGCCGCTTACAAGGCACTGTTTATTCGTCCGGACCTGAACAACAAAAAGCCTGCACAGGAGGGGGAGGAGGTTCAGGAACTGGATTATGGCGACGGTGTGCGTCCCCGCAGCGACGGGGAGCGAAAAAGTCAGGATTATTATACCGTGCTGATTCTGGGCCGGGATACCGGCGGCGGCGGAAATACCGACACCATGCTGCTGGCAAGCTACGACGTGACCAACCAGAAGGCCACGGTGATGTCCATCCCCCGGGATACGATGGTGAACATTCCCTATGACATCAAGCGGATCAACGCTGTGTACAACTATGGTGGTGGTGGGGACAAAGGCATTGAATACCTCTATAAGGAAATCTCCCAGCTGGTGGGCTTTGAACCGGATTACCAGGTGATCGTGGAGTGGAACGCCGTAGGCGAGATTGTAGACGCCATGGGCGGCGTGTGGTTTGACGTGCCCCGGGATATGAACTACGACGACCCCTATCAAGATCTCCACATCCACCAGGAAAAAGGTTACCGTCTCCTCTCCGGCGACGACGCCATGCAGGTGCTGCGTTACCGCCATGACAACCGGAAAAACGGCGTGACACTGGGATATCCGGATGGGGACCTGGGCCGGATCAAAACCCAGCAGGCATTTTTGACCGCCATGGTGGAGCAGCTTTTGAAGCTGGAGAATATCACCAAGGTCAATGAGTTTGCAAGGGTGTTCCAGGAAAATGTGGAGACGGACCTGACCTTCCAGAATATCCTTTGGTTTGCTAAGTCCGCCTACCTTGGCGGGCTGAAGATGGAGAACGTAAACTTTCTTACCATGCCCAACAAGAACGTCTCCTGCTGGAGCCGCAGCTATCATAACTATCAATCGTATGTGGTTCCCATTGCCGGCGAACTGCTGGACCTGGTGAACCATGAGCTCAGCCCCTTTGTGGAGACCTTTGCTCTCAGCGACCTGGACATTATGTCGGTGAATGCTGATGGCTCTGTTAGCTCCTCCACTGGGTATGTGGAGGATTCCAAGGCGGCTCGGCCGCCTGTTAAGCCCTCCACACCCTCGACGGACGACGAGCCGGAGGAAGAGACGCCTGACACCACGCCTGGGACGACGGACCCAGGTATCACAGACCCGGGCACGACGAATCCCGGCACCACAGACCCGGGCACGACGAATCCCGGCACCACAGACCCAGGCACGACGAATCCCGGCACCACAGACCCAGGCACGACGAATCCCGGCACCACAGACCCAGGCACGACGAATCCCGGCACCACAGACCCGGGCACGACGAATCCCGGCACTACGGACCCGGGTACGACCGATCCTGGCACAACAGCCCCGGTAACGCCCACGGAACCTGATTTTTCAATCATTGAGCCGCCTGCGGCGGCATAA
- the yhbY gene encoding ribosome assembly RNA-binding protein YhbY — MELTSKQRAQLRGLANSLDTILQVGKDGIGDNLIKQADDALEARELIKGRVLENNIEYDARTAAEALAKATRSEVVQVIGTKFVLYRESHSKPREKRIQLVKAARKKPL, encoded by the coding sequence ATGGAACTGACAAGCAAACAGCGCGCTCAGCTGCGAGGCCTTGCCAACAGCCTGGACACCATTTTGCAGGTAGGCAAGGACGGTATCGGGGACAACCTCATTAAACAGGCCGACGACGCCCTGGAGGCGAGGGAACTCATCAAGGGCCGGGTTCTGGAGAATAATATCGAATATGACGCCCGTACCGCTGCCGAGGCTCTGGCTAAGGCTACCCGCAGCGAGGTAGTACAGGTGATCGGAACAAAGTTTGTACTCTATCGTGAGAGTCACAGCAAGCCCAGAGAGAAGCGTATTCAGCTGGTAAAGGCGGCCAGAAAGAAGCCGCTGTAA
- a CDS encoding PF20097 family protein, with product MSEACPGCGQIMEHGFLQTGGGTAAFVKGPRMLMLREDQGDIRLPVSRLTKACPAWYCARCRKLIVSWGQENAGAELERASRGNL from the coding sequence ATGAGCGAGGCATGCCCTGGCTGTGGGCAGATCATGGAGCATGGCTTCCTGCAGACCGGCGGCGGAACGGCCGCGTTTGTAAAGGGGCCCCGGATGCTGATGCTCCGGGAGGACCAGGGAGATATTCGCCTGCCGGTCTCCCGGCTGACCAAGGCTTGTCCGGCGTGGTACTGTGCCAGGTGCAGAAAGCTCATCGTCTCCTGGGGGCAGGAAAATGCCGGGGCAGAGCTGGAGCGGGCATCCCGGGGAAACCTGTAG
- a CDS encoding PF20097 family protein, with the protein MKCPFCGEEMRQGKLRTRGENYFAPDSCKTPVLYTKKSIKKAGAIPVSPDAVSVCEANWNPAFLCPKCRKYIADY; encoded by the coding sequence ATGAAATGTCCGTTTTGTGGTGAAGAAATGCGGCAAGGAAAACTGCGGACCCGCGGTGAAAACTATTTTGCCCCTGATAGTTGCAAAACGCCGGTTCTTTATACGAAAAAAAGCATAAAAAAAGCAGGAGCTATTCCTGTATCCCCTGATGCCGTAAGCGTATGTGAAGCAAACTGGAACCCTGCTTTTTTATGTCCAAAGTGTCGGAAGTACATTGCGGATTATTGA
- a CDS encoding MarR family winged helix-turn-helix transcriptional regulator, with protein sequence MDQTREELLRAWMSLSAYIRGNRLLRELSMNEMLVCNLLYRRQEEGGPPVTATELCARTQLLKSQVNHILTAMESRGLIERARSQADRRVVHIHLLERALPLYRREHETVLDILEEIRSTLGEERTRQLTALMDEAVAAVNLHQKQRR encoded by the coding sequence GTGGATCAGACGCGGGAGGAGCTGCTGCGAGCCTGGATGTCTCTCTCGGCCTACATCCGTGGAAACCGGCTGCTACGGGAGCTGTCCATGAATGAAATGTTGGTTTGCAACCTACTGTACCGCCGTCAGGAGGAGGGTGGCCCCCCAGTCACCGCCACGGAGCTTTGCGCGCGGACACAGCTTTTGAAATCTCAGGTCAACCACATTCTCACCGCCATGGAGTCGCGCGGTCTGATCGAGCGTGCCAGAAGCCAGGCGGACCGGCGAGTTGTCCATATTCACCTGCTGGAAAGAGCGCTCCCGCTCTATCGCAGAGAGCACGAAACTGTCCTGGACATCCTGGAGGAAATTCGATCCACCCTGGGCGAGGAGCGGACACGGCAGCTCACAGCCCTTATGGACGAGGCTGTTGCCGCCGTGAATCTACATCAAAAGCAAAGGAGATAA
- the nadD gene encoding nicotinate (nicotinamide) nucleotide adenylyltransferase: MKIGIYGGTFNPPHLGHITAARTVFELLKLDQLLLIPAGMPPHKDLPAGSPTPDQRLEMTRLAGEQIGLGDRVQVLDMELRREGRSFTSDTLRQLREEHPDDELWLLMGTDMFLTLQHWHEPEKILSLAGIAAFGRTEADTEELFSVQRDYLYRTYPQAQIFTMTIPGVMDISSTELREQLAQKGGSKWLAPAVYGYILREHLYQTHVDLRHLPLSQLRPVALSYLKYKRIPHVLGTEQEAIRLAERYGADVQKARVAALLHDCTKKLNMEEQLALCKRYGIELDELEKEALKLLHAKTGAAIARDVFGVDEEIYQAIWWHTTGHAGMTALEKVMYLADYIEPSRDFPGVEELRHVCYEDLDKGLLMGLEMTIQEMTAMGNPVHRATIEARDALKG, from the coding sequence TTGAAAATCGGCATTTATGGCGGGACCTTCAATCCGCCTCACTTGGGGCATATTACCGCAGCCAGGACGGTGTTTGAACTGCTGAAGCTGGATCAGTTGCTGCTGATTCCGGCAGGAATGCCGCCCCACAAGGACCTGCCGGCAGGCAGCCCCACGCCGGATCAGCGTTTGGAGATGACCCGCCTTGCGGGAGAGCAGATCGGTTTAGGTGACAGGGTACAGGTCCTAGATATGGAGCTGCGGCGGGAAGGACGCAGCTTTACCTCTGACACGCTGCGCCAGCTGCGGGAGGAGCATCCGGATGACGAACTATGGCTGCTGATGGGAACGGATATGTTTTTGACGTTGCAGCATTGGCATGAACCGGAGAAAATCCTTTCTCTAGCAGGAATCGCCGCCTTTGGGCGGACGGAGGCGGACACAGAAGAGCTGTTTTCCGTGCAGCGGGACTATCTCTATCGCACATATCCACAGGCTCAAATTTTTACTATGACGATTCCTGGGGTGATGGACATCTCGTCCACAGAGCTGCGGGAGCAGCTGGCACAGAAGGGAGGCTCCAAATGGCTGGCGCCGGCGGTGTACGGCTATATCCTGCGGGAGCATCTGTACCAGACCCATGTGGATTTAAGGCATCTTCCTCTCAGCCAGCTAAGGCCGGTAGCGCTGTCCTATTTAAAGTACAAGAGAATTCCCCATGTGCTGGGGACTGAGCAGGAGGCGATCCGGCTTGCGGAGCGCTATGGCGCTGATGTGCAGAAGGCCCGGGTTGCAGCATTGCTCCATGACTGCACCAAAAAGCTCAATATGGAGGAACAGCTGGCACTGTGCAAACGATACGGCATTGAATTGGATGAACTGGAAAAAGAGGCGCTGAAGCTGCTTCACGCAAAGACAGGAGCCGCGATTGCCCGGGACGTGTTCGGCGTGGACGAGGAGATCTATCAGGCTATCTGGTGGCACACCACCGGACATGCCGGCATGACGGCGCTGGAAAAGGTGATGTATCTTGCGGATTATATCGAGCCGTCCAGGGATTTTCCCGGGGTGGAGGAGCTGAGGCATGTGTGTTATGAGGATTTGGATAAGGGCCTGTTGATGGGGCTGGAGATGACGATCCAGGAAATGACAGCCATGGGAAACCCGGTGCACCGTGCTACGATAGAGGCGCGGGATGCTTTGAAAGGATAG
- the rph gene encoding ribonuclease PH, translated as MRQDGRAFDELRPIKITTDFVKFAEGSCLIQCGDTMVLCCASVEERTPPHVAEGTGWVTAEYSMLPRANRERSKRDISKLKLSPRSAEIQRLVGRSLRAAVDLTKLGEHTITVDCDVLQGDGGTRTASVTGGFIALSLACRKLVEEGAVASNPIRHFVTGVSAGIVDDTALLDLRYSEDSRAQVDLNCVMNELGEIIELQGTGEGRSFTLAEQQELVRLCAKGNRELLRLQRAALK; from the coding sequence ATGAGACAGGACGGCCGGGCCTTTGACGAGTTGAGACCCATCAAGATCACTACAGACTTTGTGAAATTCGCGGAGGGAAGCTGCCTGATCCAGTGCGGCGACACGATGGTGCTCTGCTGCGCCAGTGTGGAGGAGCGCACCCCACCCCATGTGGCGGAGGGTACCGGCTGGGTGACGGCGGAGTATTCCATGCTGCCCCGGGCCAACCGGGAGCGCAGCAAGCGGGATATCTCCAAGCTGAAGCTCTCCCCCCGCAGCGCGGAAATTCAGCGCCTGGTGGGCCGGTCTCTGCGGGCTGCAGTGGATTTGACCAAGCTGGGAGAGCATACCATTACGGTGGATTGTGACGTGCTCCAGGGGGACGGCGGTACTCGTACAGCTTCCGTCACCGGCGGGTTCATCGCGCTGAGTCTTGCCTGCCGGAAGCTGGTGGAGGAGGGGGCGGTGGCCTCCAACCCTATCCGGCATTTTGTCACCGGCGTCTCTGCCGGCATTGTGGATGACACGGCGCTGCTGGACCTTCGCTACAGCGAGGACAGCCGGGCGCAGGTGGACTTGAACTGTGTCATGAACGAGTTGGGGGAGATCATTGAGCTGCAGGGGACCGGCGAAGGCCGTTCCTTCACCCTGGCGGAGCAGCAGGAGCTGGTGCGGCTCTGCGCCAAGGGGAATCGGGAGCTGCTGAGACTTCAGAGGGCGGCTTTAAAATGA
- the rsfS gene encoding ribosome silencing factor, producing MTPKELAIIAAKALDEKKGKEIAAIEIADLTTLADYFVIASGTSNTQINALCDAVEKAMKEQTEETLLRREGYRDGTWVLLDYGCICVHVFSQEAREFYGLERLWRDGRPLDLSSVLTAD from the coding sequence ATGACACCAAAAGAACTGGCTATCATTGCGGCCAAAGCTCTGGACGAGAAGAAGGGAAAGGAAATTGCCGCGATTGAAATTGCAGACCTGACCACGCTGGCAGACTATTTTGTGATTGCCAGCGGCACCTCGAATACGCAGATCAATGCACTTTGCGACGCAGTAGAAAAGGCGATGAAGGAGCAGACAGAAGAGACGCTTCTGCGCCGGGAGGGCTATCGGGACGGCACCTGGGTCCTGCTGGATTACGGTTGCATCTGCGTCCATGTGTTTTCTCAGGAGGCCCGGGAGTTCTACGGCTTGGAGCGTCTCTGGCGGGATGGAAGGCCGCTGGACCTTAGCAGCGTGCTGACAGCAGACTAA
- the leuS gene encoding leucine--tRNA ligase translates to MKYDFTAIEQKWQKKWLEEKPFTAVTGDKSREKFYGLIEFPYPSGQGLHVGHARPFTAMDIICRKKRMQGYNVLFPIGYDAFGLPTENYAVQHKIHPAKVTHDNIENFRKQLHMLGYSFDWDREVNTTDPSYYKWTQWIFLQMFKKGLAYKASMPVNWCTSCKIVLANEEVVDGVCERCGGEVIRKEKSQWMLAITKYADRLIDDLEDVDFIERVKTQQRNWIGRSEGTEVDFTATNGQKLTVYTTRCDTLFGVTYMVISPEHPFLQAWKDQIQNWDAVAAYIDEAAHKSDFERGELNKEKTGVRLEGIEAVNPASGKKVPLFVSDYVLMGYGTGIVMGVPGHDQRDWEFATKFGLPIIEVVRGGDITKEAFTLKDDTGIMVNSGFLDGLTVKEAIPAMKKWVTEQGIGHPKTNYKLRDWVFSRQRYWGEPIPLVNCPKCGWVPLPESELPLLLPEVDSYEVTDTGESPLSKMTDWVNTTCPCCGGPAQRETDTMPQWAGSSWYFLRYMDPHNDQALASKEALEYWSPVDWYNGGMEHTTLHLLYSRFWHKFLYDIGVVPTKEPYAKRTSHGMILGEGGEKMSKSRGNVVNPNDIVAQYGADTMRLYIMFVGDFEQAATWSTEAVKGSKRFLDRVWNLAEGAAESYDVTPANEAVLHKTIKKVTDDIDSLKMNTAIAAMMTAVNELTANGASRGDLRTLLLLLNPFAPHITEELWEMLGFAAKEGKMCCQADWPAYDESKTVASTVDMAVQVNGKLKGAISMPVDSGEKAVVDAALAVEKVQKATEGMKIVKTILVKNRLVNLIVKPQ, encoded by the coding sequence ATGAAGTACGATTTTACCGCCATTGAGCAGAAGTGGCAGAAGAAATGGCTGGAGGAGAAGCCCTTCACCGCCGTCACCGGGGACAAGAGCCGTGAGAAGTTTTACGGCCTGATCGAATTTCCCTACCCTTCCGGACAGGGGCTGCACGTGGGCCACGCCCGTCCTTTTACCGCCATGGACATCATTTGCCGGAAGAAGCGGATGCAGGGCTATAATGTCCTCTTTCCCATCGGCTATGACGCCTTCGGCCTGCCCACGGAGAACTACGCCGTGCAGCACAAGATTCACCCCGCCAAGGTAACTCACGATAACATCGAGAACTTCCGCAAGCAGCTTCACATGCTGGGCTACTCCTTCGATTGGGACCGGGAGGTGAATACCACCGACCCCAGCTACTACAAGTGGACTCAGTGGATCTTTTTGCAGATGTTCAAGAAGGGCCTTGCCTACAAGGCCTCCATGCCGGTGAACTGGTGCACCAGCTGCAAGATCGTCCTGGCCAACGAGGAGGTCGTGGACGGCGTGTGCGAGCGCTGCGGCGGCGAGGTCATCCGCAAGGAGAAGAGCCAGTGGATGCTGGCCATCACCAAGTATGCCGACCGGCTCATTGACGATCTGGAGGACGTGGACTTCATCGAGCGGGTCAAGACCCAGCAGCGCAACTGGATCGGCCGCAGCGAGGGCACCGAGGTGGACTTCACCGCCACCAACGGCCAGAAGCTGACGGTCTATACCACCCGGTGCGACACCCTCTTCGGCGTGACCTATATGGTCATCTCCCCGGAGCATCCCTTCCTCCAGGCGTGGAAGGATCAGATTCAGAACTGGGACGCCGTGGCCGCCTATATCGACGAGGCCGCCCACAAGTCCGACTTTGAGCGGGGCGAGCTGAACAAGGAAAAGACCGGCGTCCGGCTGGAGGGCATCGAGGCTGTGAACCCCGCCAGCGGCAAGAAGGTGCCCCTGTTCGTCTCCGACTACGTGCTGATGGGCTACGGCACCGGCATCGTCATGGGCGTGCCGGGCCACGATCAGCGCGACTGGGAGTTTGCCACTAAGTTCGGCCTGCCCATCATCGAGGTGGTCCGGGGCGGCGATATCACCAAGGAGGCCTTTACCCTCAAGGATGACACGGGCATCATGGTCAACTCCGGCTTCCTGGATGGGCTCACCGTCAAGGAGGCCATCCCCGCCATGAAGAAGTGGGTCACGGAGCAGGGGATCGGCCATCCCAAGACCAACTACAAGCTGCGGGACTGGGTCTTCTCCCGCCAGCGGTACTGGGGCGAGCCCATTCCTCTGGTGAACTGCCCCAAGTGCGGCTGGGTGCCCCTGCCGGAGTCTGAGCTGCCGCTGCTGCTGCCGGAGGTGGACAGCTATGAGGTCACCGACACCGGCGAGAGCCCCCTGAGCAAGATGACTGACTGGGTGAACACCACCTGCCCCTGCTGCGGCGGGCCTGCCCAGCGGGAGACGGATACCATGCCCCAGTGGGCGGGCTCCAGCTGGTATTTCCTGCGGTATATGGACCCCCACAACGATCAGGCCCTGGCCAGCAAGGAGGCCCTGGAGTACTGGTCTCCCGTGGACTGGTACAACGGCGGCATGGAGCACACCACGCTGCATCTGCTCTACTCCCGCTTCTGGCACAAGTTCCTCTATGACATCGGCGTGGTGCCCACCAAGGAGCCCTATGCCAAGCGCACCAGCCACGGCATGATCCTGGGCGAGGGCGGCGAGAAGATGTCCAAGTCCCGGGGCAACGTGGTCAACCCCAACGATATCGTGGCCCAGTATGGCGCGGATACCATGCGGCTGTATATCATGTTCGTGGGCGACTTCGAGCAGGCGGCCACCTGGTCCACCGAGGCGGTCAAGGGCTCCAAGCGGTTCCTGGACCGGGTGTGGAACTTGGCCGAGGGCGCGGCGGAGAGCTATGACGTGACGCCCGCCAACGAGGCCGTCCTCCACAAGACCATCAAGAAGGTCACCGACGATATCGACAGCCTGAAGATGAACACGGCTATCGCTGCGATGATGACCGCTGTCAATGAGCTGACGGCCAACGGCGCCAGCCGAGGTGATTTACGCACGCTGCTGCTGCTCCTCAATCCCTTCGCCCCCCACATCACCGAGGAGCTGTGGGAGATGCTGGGCTTTGCCGCCAAGGAGGGCAAGATGTGCTGCCAGGCTGACTGGCCCGCCTATGACGAGAGCAAGACCGTGGCCAGCACGGTGGACATGGCCGTGCAGGTGAATGGCAAGCTCAAGGGTGCCATCTCCATGCCGGTGGACAGCGGCGAGAAGGCCGTGGTGGACGCAGCCCTGGCGGTGGAAAAGGTCCAGAAGGCCACCGAGGGCATGAAGATCGTGAAGACGATTCTGGTGAAAAACCGTTTGGTCAATCTGATTGTGAAGCCCCAGTGA
- a CDS encoding DegV family protein, which yields MAIRIITDSASDITQEEARTWGIQVLPLRTIFGEEEFLDGVTIDHQTFFQRLIESDVLPTTSQLSPFQYEGPFQEAVEAGDEVVCITLSSKLSGCYQSAVIAAEGLPVVLVDSLSVTVGQRILVELALQLRDQGLSAQEIGAVLEQEKPHIRLIALLDTLEYLKKGGRISPAVALAGSLLSIKPVIAVENGEVTILGKARGSKNGNNMLMSLVEKSGGINFEKPFSLAYSGLSDMLLQKYISDSAHLYQGKAVHLPVARIGSTIGTHAGPGAVAVAFFSNH from the coding sequence ATGGCGATTCGCATCATCACGGACTCTGCCAGCGATATCACGCAAGAGGAGGCCCGCACCTGGGGGATTCAGGTATTGCCCCTTCGGACCATTTTCGGTGAAGAGGAATTTTTAGACGGAGTCACCATCGACCATCAGACCTTTTTCCAAAGGCTTATTGAATCCGACGTGCTTCCCACCACCAGCCAGCTCTCCCCCTTCCAGTATGAGGGTCCTTTTCAGGAGGCCGTAGAGGCCGGGGACGAGGTGGTTTGCATTACCCTCTCCTCCAAACTCTCCGGGTGCTATCAGAGCGCCGTGATCGCCGCTGAAGGGCTGCCGGTAGTGTTGGTAGACAGCTTGAGCGTCACCGTCGGTCAGAGAATTTTGGTAGAGCTAGCACTGCAGCTGCGGGATCAGGGCCTATCCGCCCAGGAAATCGGCGCTGTCCTGGAACAGGAAAAGCCCCATATCCGCCTCATCGCCCTGTTGGACACCCTGGAATACCTGAAAAAAGGCGGACGCATTTCTCCCGCCGTGGCTCTGGCCGGTTCTCTGTTGTCTATCAAGCCGGTCATCGCCGTGGAAAACGGCGAGGTCACAATCCTGGGCAAAGCCCGCGGTTCAAAAAATGGCAATAATATGCTCATGTCCCTGGTGGAGAAAAGCGGGGGGATTAACTTTGAAAAGCCCTTTTCTCTGGCTTACAGCGGCTTGAGTGACATGTTGCTGCAAAAGTATATCTCCGACAGCGCCCATCTCTATCAGGGCAAGGCAGTGCATCTGCCGGTGGCCCGCATCGGCAGTACTATCGGCACTCACGCTGGCCCCGGCGCCGTGGCCGTGGCGTTTTTTTCCAATCACTAA